Within the Helicoverpa armigera isolate CAAS_96S chromosome 24, ASM3070526v1, whole genome shotgun sequence genome, the region TCTATCTACTTTATACTTAGGCGTAGATTCAAAGGATCAAAAAAATTTACTTCTGACATTTCATGCTACATAAACGGCTTTTTCAACTCATGCCATCGAAACATACTTCATCATCAACAAAATACGATCCTCATTATAGGGTTTTAAatcattaaattgtaattaaattatccgCAGTGACATAAGTTTGactttaaagaatattttactaCCATTAAAGTAATTATCGCCTGGATGGTCCTTGTATATTGAATAACTCATTAAGTATATGGACtttatgattaatgtactttcaAAAGCGCATTTTGTAGTATCATATTCatgataattattaaaataataggtataaataacgTTGTTTTAAATTGGACGTGTTGTGGTTGCGAAGCGGCAAAGGTGCGGTTGCCTTCCGATGCACGAATATATTTTAGTCTTATCAGATCTTGAATACCTCCTTTACTAGGTATATCTAGATTGTCAAAAATATGGCGAaagctaagtaggtatattgaaaTTTTTGGATCTCagaaagtttttgtttattttattccaataagtatgtacttataacTTTTAAAGAAGAGCTCTAATGCACATTCCTTTTTAGGTGTTATACCCACAAAGTAATATTTACTGTCAAAACTGTCAATGCAAATAAACTCTAAAAGTTGTCAATAGCATCAATTTTACTGTACAAACATTCAATTCATGAATTCGTCATCAATGTCCACTTATCGCTttactgttaaaaatatttgtacacaTATGTACATTCAAAGTTATTGTATTGGTACATTTGTACCGTTAAAAGAacatgtatgtaaaataaaaatgctaagCGTGGGTGCATCGAACGTGCGGCTGtcaatgttaattaatttacatgCGTGTCGAGAGAATTTGAAACAACTAACTTTCACAATAACTTTATAGAACACACATTCATCAAATTCGTGTGTTTTTCCACGTGTTTTAATACCTAATGATAAACAGACAAAGTTACATTAATaacgtaataaaaatgtaggtatataaaaaaataataaattgagatTCATACAAGAACTTTGATCACTAACTTTACCTAAGAAATGTTGGTTCAATTTTCTCCAGAATATATCCCCAAAATCTTCTAAAACATTCCAAAACAACACCAAACTCCTTACTAAACGCACGATAAGTACATTAGTGCAAAATGAAAACGTAAGCACCAAAAAAAGCATCCCCATTTTGATTCGCAATTAACAAATCCGTATTCGCGTCATGTCCTGCCCAAAAATCCTTTACGCGTTTATCCATAAAGCGAGCCATGTAAATGCAAATTTTCGCAACGACACGGCATGCCCACAGAGTCCTGTATTTTGTCAGCAAacacgtttttaattaattcgctTATTTATTTGAGGCAACAGTGATGGGAAACAGAACTATTTTCGCGGGATCCCGGACTGTCGGGGATTGGTGACAGAACTGTCTGAAAATGTTGGtggatttttttgtctttttctaCGAATTTTGTGGTGGATTTTGTATGTATCATTTTAACGTTTTACTAcactattttaatgaaatacaatatttgttaagttgtattaaatttgaaatatatgtttaatatttttttataaaataaacttgaaaataataaaatcatttattcgaactgattttttatattgtatgaCCCATTTCATCATTCATatggcattattattataataatgcagacaattttaaataaacgagTCAGTGTGTGCATTCTATACAAAAAACAGTACAATAACATTATGTGAAGGCAATCTAACTGTAGCGGGAGCAAGAACAGAAGAATAAGTATttgatattttaagaaaaccaaAAATCAGTCTTACATTATGAACCTACTTGACTCGCAACTTGCccttcaataaaatatacctaacccTTTTTCTCAACTAAACAATTACGGTTTATAAAACTTCATAACAAAGCCAATTTTTGGTCGCTGTAATactttattaacttaattatatttattcaaacgcTTTATTAAAACTACAAACTAAACGTTTTTACCTACCTttgagaataaattaattaaaaaacaaagtttattttaacaatgctcgcgttttaattaagtataaggtttaattaaataaagccaaaaataaacgtttgacGAGAAACTTttccaaataatataataggttctatttttattttgataagtaaaatgcaaatgtttttgaagtactccgaatttaataaaacacatcaaaaaatatttaaacaaaatatagaaattaatttaatacactTGAATGTTAAACGTGTCATTCAAAACTAGGATTTTATTTAGCCTTTTCCATAGGTATCAATTTTCATTGAATATCCGTGTAATCTACAAACACAGGTAAAATGACAAACTTCCAAAGACTTATTAACACCTAAACCACTTCTTATGAATTCCGGGACACACCGAAAATCCCAATCCCGGAATAATTCCCGGGCTGGTAAGCACTAGTGTCGATATTGACAGCGGTGGCCGCCGGCGATATTATCCATTTCGCTACTTATTTGCGGGCTGTTGATTGGCTGTGGGCGATGGTGTCATGGTTATGAGGTTCCCTATAACCCCTGTCATAGAAAATTATAGACTATTACGATGCTAGCTTACACTACAAAATGTACACAAAATGAGAAAATATTGCCGATAAATCTGcgtgtttatttgttaaattttcACAGCTAAagctatttatataaaattttgtataaagCAGCTTTAATTTCATAACTAGGTACTCAGATTGGTATATGTACTAGTAATTACGTTAGTTACTAATTACATCCCCAATAAGCTTACTCCTATTATGCAATAATTACTAATATCCAATACCAATGCGTAATATTAATCACATCATTTGTATTAACGAGGCGTCTACATTACCAGACGCATATACAAAAGTACCATTTTCTCCGTAACGGCCATCCCAATATTTAATCTATGGATCTATGGATTTTCTTTCTAGCGATAGGagtttgacattacttgtatggggcaaACGTCAAAATTCTATCCCTAGTAAGCTTAAGAACAGACAGATAGAATGTTGGAAACGGTCGTAAGCCAATCAGAAAGTTGGTACctttagttttgcaaccagtTTTCTATACAAAACACCTCAAGTTACCTTCTCCGGTACCCCGAAGTAAGCTTGAAATCTTGGCAGTTATTAATCGCGGAATAATACTATGAATGATACTTTCAGGTATCAGTTGCTGCCAATCTTCCCGAAATCGTTGCTTTCTGGCCTCTTGCAACAGCCCCGGGCACAGAGAAGGTAGCTTACTTTTACCCAAAGACCGCACCTCACAGATTATACTATGATATCATTAATAGTAACTGTTTTCGCAGATCAATAACAAGGATTGGTGCAAGAAGGGCAGGAAAGGGGGACATTGCAACATTAAGTGTGAAGGTATGAAagtctcattttattttatgtttttccaGACTTTTCGTTTATGGCAGCCATTTCTTTTCAAAGACTAGGCAGaagtatatgtaggtaaattcAGATGCAAGTCTATCGCTCCCATTGGCTGAGTGGAAGGTTGCCTTATTCCAAATTCAATATTCTTTATCATATTATAAAAACTTCGCAACTTTGTgtccattttatatttcaaataaaaactttttgattcaATCTGAGTTTTTTAAATTAGGTTTATTCCATTTCAGCCAAAAATATTTCTAGACAGCCAATATTCTGTTTTTACGTTAGAGAACCAATATCTgagtataatatttttgcagatgcaaaatgatttaaagtttagtttatttaaaaaaagcttctGCTGTCGATGTTATTGATTTAACGTCAATTAAGTTTTTCACGATGAAAATTCATTGTGGAAAAGCCAGTTTCAAATTCCCGCATgcatacaattatttaaattataatctgCACTTATTTCAAACGGGTAATGGATAATGTGCCAGTattgtaacaaaattaattcaatgtatatttaaatgcatgatattttgttttaaaatatgttgtatATTACTGGTTATACCATCAATGGTCTTTCAATCTGCTGGTTGGAATATGTAGATTTTTAAGTTCTAATTTCTGACTAGTTGTTGGAAAAATTATACGCTATTCTATAAGACTTGCGTGCTATCGATTACGATATGCATCTCTATGTATCTCTGTCTTGACTTTGATGTCTGTTAGGTTGGTAAACCTGGCGCCGAATGCGCGCCGTGATGTTGGTACATCGTGCGCGGGCTGCGTCCCGCGCGTTCCCgcctttttacaaataaaattagtgtACAATAGACTAGCGTGTTTAATTGACGTACTGCGTTGTTCCCTGTTTACCGCGCAAATACATAACAATGTCAAAAATTCTTAACAGTAAAACCATTGTTTTCTCTAATCTTTCTTCCCTGCTAGAATAACATTCAGTgtagattagaaaaaaaaaacgctcaACGTCAAAAAGCCCAGTGAAGTGAGATGATATGACCTAATAATACTTGCAATGTCTATCTCATCTATTAACATTTTTGGTTCTTCGATAAACAGCTAAAACCTATTATGTTTCAGATCTCCTGAACGAGGACTTGGCAGATGACGTCCGATGCGCCAAGCGTATCTATGACCGCGTCGGCTTCAAGGCTTGGCCGACCTCCTTCTCTTATTGCAAGGAGAACAGCCTTCCTGATTTGTCAAGATGTTAAGGACCAGATCCTAGCATCAGGACCAATTGGTCCTTTTACCCGCGTGTTctttagtttataagttttcaTTAGAGTAGTGTATTTTAGTCAATTgatggcagtttttttttttttcgaccaGTAGCATTTTACTAAACTTTGAAATAAGAATAGGCCGGAAAAGTGCTCGGTagttgatttgttttttatattattgttaagaACTTTTTATTAAAGCGATGAGataatatacttttaattataTATGTACTGTTAGTTTAAAACAGCGGAGAAAAAATATGCTAACATGAAATTGAAAGACACTCAGAAATTGTTACTAATGGTAGGCCCATTCATCTAAAATTGGTTGTATTTTGATGCTTAACCAAAGGTTATAAACATACTGTTtctttcaaattcaaatgttaCTCTTCGCTTTAatgagacaaaaaaaaataattttacttttagagTAAGTCGTCAACCATTTTACTTGAGAGATGAGTTCATAATATTTGCATTAATTAGCATTGTGGTAACCTTATAAGTTTCATCAATTACTAAACCTAATACTCGTAAACCCGAAATTACTGAATATAActttgcattttaataaaattatgtatttatgtaaattagacTAAGATACGCCTGaagttttctatatttatacTGAAGTATCGTTTGCAGTAATAAAGGTTATTCTAATTTCGCATAAaacttgagttttattttaatatgataatgtgggttttgaataaaatacatcaaaatttcaaaaaaaagcctctataaagaaaaaaaatacatgaaaccTATATTCTACTAGTCTTGAATTATTAATCAGGATGCTTGAATTATATATAAACTGGGTATAATCAGGAGCTATTTTATATCAGAAACGGTTCACCGCTACTGTACCGCACCAACGCACCTacataatacttacctacttaaaccATAGCATTATAAGTAAAAACCTAAACTCTGGGTACGAAAATGTTTAACTGCTAGCTATACTGGTTATCGTATGTATATTTTCTTCTCATTCCTTTCCTAAACTGCTTAAACACAAGTAACGCCTAACTAAAACTTTGTTCAAATAACCCTCGTGTGTAGGTAATTTGCTATACAAAATTCGGCAggcgtttaaaataaattatattattttataactaaatcaaatgattttaaaaataatatttagagtACCAAGTTTAGGcagtgcaatattttatttttctgtatttttttaattccattGATATCTGATGCGGcgatttttatttgttggtcTCGATATTAAAGCAACTATTTGTTTCGTTGTATTTTGTTCACtgtgaaaaatatattcaaatctatatttttagatttcaccGAAATCAGCGAAAATATTCTatgcaagtaaaaataaaattacaaacagtATCGAATCAGTCAATAGTTCAAAAATGAATCACATAGGTTTTGACCTATGTGATAGGTATTGACCTGCATAGAAAATTTAGATAAAACAAACGCTGGAGTATGTACTTCTAGATTATAAAGGTTTTCATgaattctcaaaaaaaaaaagattttattttattacgcaCCACGATCAACAGAAATACCTACAGTAGGTATCTATCACTAATACTCAGTTAAATGGTAGTAGGTATCTGAAAATACTTTCTCGTCGGTTAAggaaaatattgtgtaataatccttctataaaaactttttcactaAAACTTATTAGGTACACGCTCCCAGTACCTGAAACTTTatttagccgttttcccgcggtttcacccgcgtcccgtgggaacgactgcccgtaccgggataaaatatagcctatgttactcgcagataatgtagcttttaaaatcggtgcagtagtttttgagtttatccattacaaacaaacaaacaaagttttcatctttataatatcagtatagaagATACTAAAATTATTAGCTAAGTACATGACTTACGTAATTATTGTAAGCACTGTATGAAACTTTAGCGATGTAGCTTATTTATGATATACGCTAAAAGTTTTCGAAACATTAACATATTCAGGTCTTATATTCATGTTCAGAGCATTGATGTTACACGGCACGGAATTAGAAATTAGTACATACATCTTGGCAGTCTGAAAGTTGTGGAATTatatcatacatacatagaagaGTTATGTAGAAGTGTGGTTTAGTATATCTGTCTTCATTAGTACTAAACCTTTTAGCCCACCCTTAACTATCCATGTATGTATAATCTCATAGCATATTGTTGTCAATATTGAAGAAAAATTTAATATCTAAAAACAACCTATATTAACatacttaataacaaaaaatacaaaaaataataaagagctCAGGTGACTAAACTTGCAGGATTCAAAAATCTTCGGATTCGGATCCGGATTTACGGCCTAATATCTATTATTTCATACCATAGTGAATACacagaacaataaaatacattaaacctTGATTACACAGATCAATGCCAAGAAGTATGTACCTTCTACTTATTTATAAGTTAGAAATACACCGTTTCTAAGTCTCCACATACGTTCCTATCTCTTACTCATCATATAAACATCCAATACCTTATTACTCTAGTGGGAAGAATGATTCATAAACATTGACAATTACTTTCTATTAGAGCAACTAACATGGACACACAAAATATATCCAATCGCCAATAGAGTACAGGAAAAAATCCCGTACACGATGCGTTGATTACAGTATCACCATTCACTCCCAAAGCAATTTTTATCTCCAGCTCAATATCGACTAGTAAATACCTTTTAAAGCCGAAAAACCCGAAAGTTCCCAGCTCCAATATCTAGCGTAATCCATCAATTTCTCATATCACTAAAGCGTTTGTATAACGTTATCAAATTAAAAGCTTGTCGGAAATCCTAGCTCGGCGGGCCAGTCGTTACAGATTTCAAAAGCTCCGGATATTACTGCATGCGgctattttcagttttattttcatatggGTAGGGCTAGCATGGATCGGTTGAGGATTGTGCTTTTAGTTGCGAGTATATGCGGAGTTTTTGAAGTGTCTTTTCTATTGGGATGGAgatttataagtattattagGAGTAAAGAATCAATCGTAGGAGAATATTCTAGAGATTCGTCATCGGaccgttttgaataatttgAGTAAAAAGCAGTAGGTATTTGTGTTTACTCTTTGGTAACTTTCTGCCCAAGATATGAGCGAGGCCCAGCagcctgcgggattgtttgaaggagttaccgcggccctggtacataaaaggcctacgaaggaacatgatgggttttagtcagtaagagtctgacactgcctcacgctgctaaccttATGAAGATCTTTTACATAATAGTTAATACATTAGTTTTCggagattttttttacaatatctaATATTTTAAGGAGGCATCCTTAGCTGCACAGTCAGTACACCGTGTGTTGGAAGCCTCAGGGATAAGCGTCAGGCGTTCACGTCTAGCAGAACTGCCTCGGTCATGATAAACGTCACTCATTTTCTACCAGCATAACACTGTGATTAAAACTATAAAGTAAAGGTATGAAAAATCCAAAAAGCCCaacacattatttaaaaaggGTTTTATGTGCTGACCCATTTTTGCCAAGATAACTGTCCTTGGGTATATGAAAatttgctgtttatttatttatttgattaacaCGACTTCAAaagtcaattacataaatcagaaTAGGTACATTGCTTGCgaatcataaaattttatttatttcatttgaaactATAATTCCTAAAACGATTGATTACCTTCTAAGGCTAAGTTAGACTTGAAAAATCCcgctttattttgtaaaaaaagttttcacttAACCAACCAATCACGCAATCAACAGTCATTGAAATTGTTCCTAATTCTAATAAATCATACACACATTGAGTATTCAAGCGTGAGACTCTTAAAAACCGAACAGAACCTGGCATCAAAATCCAATATTAATTGCGTACGTGTCGATACGATACgaattttttacttttttattttcatatactAGGTATAGCGGTCGCCCGTGGCTTCGTATGCGGAGGTTTTTAGAGGTAGTAAAATGGATATAGTAAGTTAACTTTAAGAGATAGACATATTATACTGCAGACTTTTCTAAAGACTTATAGGTCTTTAGAAATATAACACATCTTTAGTCCTTGTTTTAAGTCATACTATGAAATACCTTGTTTAGGCAATGTTTTCATTGAAAGCTCTAAGACGGCTTATTTTTACCGATATCTTCAACAAATAGCGTTAAAGTGcacagaaatatttataaaaccttAACAAATTATATACTAAAATCTGACTCAAGAATTACGCTATCGAGTGACGAAAACCGCTTGCAAATTAgtgaagtagttttttttagtttataacagacagacagacagaagcGGCGGAGgactttgtttttatgttttttttgttttgtgatatCGATATATCGACAACAGAATGTTTCAACGTTGAATGCTCTTCGCATCACGTGTCAATGTTTGACTCGTGTTGTATTATTTCGTTATATTGGATTTTTTCTATAGATTTTTTCGGATCAGCATTCTCACGGTGACAGATCACTTGTGATATTGAAGTTATTGGCATTTTAATtgcttctaataaaaaaatatgtgctttaaattaaaattaataaatctggATTTCTTTCTCATTCGTATTGTTGTGAATTGGTGCAAGCCCCAAAGATTGGTGTATCAAAAGCGTCTGCCCTATAAATGTACATACACCGCATAACGAATGTATATTGCATACTGCAATTGGTCAGgcgttatattttctttcttagaaaaaaaataggctcaataaaaatatgtatttcctaTAACGctaaatgtatttctgttatCTTGTAccttatctttaaaaaatatatgtgctATAACTAATAGTACCTACAGCAGGTAAATTTATTTTCAGCTTTCCCTAAGACCCATTGTTACCGTGTATTTACTGGAAACAAATCATTCCCAACCGACATAATCAAACATATCAAATGAAAAACAGCTACCTACATCTGCAACGTCGGTTTTCAGACTACTACAGAAAAGATAGAGGCAGCCAGATAGATGCACGGAGCTCGCTACTCAAATTTCCGGCTCGCCAGCAAGGAAATCGATATGAGGGTCAAGATATTCCTATGTAGCCGAGTCAAGTTATGTGAGTGGAAACCTTACCGTAAcgaggtacatacctacattctaAGACTAACGTATATGATTTAAATGCAAAAGTCAGGTGTTTCGTTTATTGCGCTTTTATGATGAAATGGCTGAACCAATTTAGGTGgtagttattaaaataagataagaatattttacattaatatgtatataaaatgttCAGGCTTGAAATCTTGTTTTATTCTCCTGGTGGCTCCCCAGTTTTAGATTTAGCCAGATCAGCGAAATGACACaccaaatatgtttttatagatCTTTAACGCTGGTAATACCTGCCCACTGAAATTCCTCTAGTAACTTTTAATGCTAGTTCAAGGTTCTATCTAGGTAAATCCGCCCCAAAATGTATAAGGATTATTTACGTAAAGAAATCCATAAAATGAATCCAGACATTGTGTAGGCAAAACAAGCTCCATACAAAAGTCTATGTAAATATAACGGTACATAACAAGTAGACGAGTTTCAGTCAATAAACTGAAGCGAACAGTACAATAAGACAGATGCAACCTTATCCGATGTGAACGACAGTTAGTGATGACTGCGGACCATACCTACTTATCGACCCGAGTACCATCAGAGCTACCGAATAACTTGGCCTTATAGAGGCATATCTGAATCTATGCTAATGTtgtaaagttgaagagtttgattgaacgcactaatctcaggaatttgaaaaattatatcagTGTTAGATAAACCATTTAAGTATCAAAGAAGgctaggttactttttatcggTTCACGCGATGTATTTCCCACAGGATGCGAGTGGAATCGTCGACAGATGCTAGTCGAAAGGATAATTATTCGAATGAGCATCACTAGTATCCGAAACAGCATTTCGAACCCGTTTAGCATAAATTCTGTAGGTAACAATGACCTAATTTCAACCTAAAAGTGGTTTCCGAATCCGAACTGATTTGCATTTGGGCGCCATTAAAGCCATTATCTCAGGTACCATCTAATTGACATTAATTAAGCGATTCCCCCTTGAGATAATCGATACCGCttctaattaattgtttatcgatattaaattgaataattaaggTAAATCGGTAATAAATCTGCTTATAATCTTTCCTACTTATTCTGGTATGAATTAATATctgaatattttgtgaaaatattctgTCTTTTCAACAAACCTTAAATGTGTAAAacgataataaatattatactctCAGTCATAACATCtaaattttttacaaaaaaacaaatctgtCTAAGtccacaatattttttgttatattatcaAACTTGCCAAAAGCCTTCGATTTGACGCACCACGATACTATCATCAACTCAATAAACCACTGGGATGGATGGGTAAAGAAGCCTCATTTCTTTAATTCCTGActagtaaaataattgaaaacttgAGCAAATGGtcaaaaacctataaaaaatacaaagttgaCATAGGTGTGCCACAAGGTTCAGCTATGAGTCCTCTATGTTTCTTATTCTTCATTAGAAGATCTTTATCATACGTATTAGAAATTCTGAATGTAAAAAAATTCCAATACAAACACCTATCAACTAATAACTGTATTAAAAAGCACGTTCAATAAGCAAGTATTTCACAAAGTAACCTCTAGCAGGTGCACAAGTTGTCatgaataaacattattctaattaaatcAGCTACTTTAATAATCGTAAACATTAAACCGATACCGATTCTAATGGAAAGTCATCGGTAAAACAAGATACCAAAGCGAcacaacattattaaaaaagtatcgagcattcattaaaattcaaatttgacTACTTTCCCATAGGAAAAACATGACGTTACGAAACGCCACTCGATTCATACAATTTAATCGAGCGATTTTTATTCCGAATTCGATTGTATTGAAATCGAATGAAATTTGTGTACGCTTGATTGAATGAAGTAATcggtcatatttattttgtgaatagtttgaatatttttttatgaaatataaataggtgattgttttaaaattttctttatgtCAATAAAATGCATTgatttgta harbors:
- the LOC110381721 gene encoding lysozyme isoform X1, whose translation is MARPTHLILLFVMLGVVHTSQGHARSFTRCQLSRELLRYNFPRSMIPNWVCLIEHASGRTTDKVTNHNNSYISYGLFQVSVAANLPEIVAFWPLATAPGTEKINNKDWCKKGRKGGHCNIKCEDLLNEDLADDVRCAKRIYDRVGFKAWPTSFSYCKENSLPDLSRC